In Leptolyngbya iicbica LK, one DNA window encodes the following:
- a CDS encoding glycosyltransferase yields the protein MKLSVVLAVYNAEDTISEQLEALARQTWDEPWELIVANNGSKDQTQAIVESFSSKIANLKIIDASQRKGASYARNKGVEVAQASMIAFCDADDIVRDNWIAEIAAAIEQHGFVCGPMSIAALNPGWRIQEPIGVRVGDELFHASDLSDHYFPPFPKDGGYFRNGGTCNMGILKSIHQDIGGFDEEFLRYQDGDYCIRAQLKGYKLHFAPQAIVEYRYRLSLRDTFSQFRDWGKWVMLIPRKYGPPTSLRKKISYVFGGWWSLPLEIIKVRSRAGLFALITGFAIRLGQSQGCIEFMVLPDIQDWFAAKFGNSGQAEGAVNQDPKARLD from the coding sequence ATGAAACTTTCGGTCGTTCTTGCCGTCTACAATGCGGAAGACACCATCAGCGAGCAATTAGAAGCACTTGCCCGACAAACTTGGGATGAGCCGTGGGAATTGATCGTCGCCAACAATGGTTCTAAAGATCAGACTCAGGCAATAGTTGAGAGTTTTTCTTCAAAAATTGCGAATCTGAAAATTATTGACGCATCTCAACGTAAGGGGGCCTCATACGCTAGAAATAAAGGAGTTGAGGTAGCCCAAGCAAGCATGATCGCCTTTTGCGACGCCGATGATATTGTGCGCGATAACTGGATCGCTGAAATTGCGGCGGCAATCGAGCAGCATGGATTTGTTTGTGGCCCCATGAGCATTGCTGCTTTGAACCCTGGATGGCGTATTCAAGAACCGATCGGAGTAAGAGTCGGTGACGAACTATTTCACGCCAGCGATTTATCGGATCACTATTTCCCGCCATTCCCTAAGGATGGAGGATATTTTAGAAATGGAGGAACATGCAATATGGGAATCCTAAAATCGATTCACCAGGATATTGGTGGATTTGATGAAGAATTTCTGAGATATCAGGATGGCGATTACTGTATTCGAGCGCAGCTCAAAGGCTATAAGCTGCATTTTGCACCTCAGGCTATTGTGGAATATCGGTATAGATTGAGTCTGCGTGACACTTTTTCCCAATTTCGTGATTGGGGAAAATGGGTTATGTTAATTCCTAGAAAGTACGGGCCACCTACAAGTCTCAGAAAGAAAATAAGTTACGTTTTTGGCGGTTGGTGGTCTTTGCCTCTAGAAATCATAAAAGTTCGGAGCAGAGCCGGATTATTTGCACTTATTACAGGTTTTGCCATTCGATTAGGGCAATCGCAAGGCTGTATTGAGTTTATGGTGTTGCCAGATATACAAGACTGGTTCGCGGCTAAGTTTGGCAACAGTGGACAGGCAGAAGGTGCGGTCAATCAAGACCCGAAGGCAAGGCTGGATTAG